Below is a window of Terriglobia bacterium DNA.
CGAAGTTTTCGACACGGTGGTGCAATGGGTGCGGCACGCTCTCGATCGGCACAGCGAGATTTTGCCTGGAATCGAGCCGGTCAGAAAGCAATAGAATTAGTCGGCTGATTGAGGGATAGGTCTCTCCGGGGGAAAATAACGAGTGCCTGAAGAGTAGGTCCTTAGCATGCAGCCAACACGTTCGGTATATTTCCACAACATTCATGAATCAATCCATCAACTCCATCCGCAAGACATGGAGGGACTCTCGAAGTTCATCAAGTACGTCTACGATGAAACCGGGCGTGTACAGTTCAGGATTTTTCAGCATTCGCTGCGATACGCACACGAACATATCCGTCAAGTAAAAATATTCGGCCCCTCGGTCATCAACATAGAGCCCAGGCGCAGTTTTCTTTAGGTTGTCTCCTGTGAGCCGACCGTGTTGCATTGTGTTCGGTTCCACTTAAGATCCCTGGTAGATCGCGCAGCCCTGGATGCAATCCAATTACAAATGTGGACCTAAAAAAGCCGCGCCCCCGAGTACTGCTAAGGGGCGCGGGTTGTCAGCGGGTCAGATTGAATGCCAAACTACATGATTTCGGCACTCTCAAAACATCGAAGATGCTCACCAGCGATTGGTTCTCAAGCGAATGAGTACCCTTGCGATGTAGCCGTTCAATCGACTGACCGGAAATCATTCTTTGCGCTCAATCCATTCGTGCAAAATGTGGTTCATCACCTCCCGAGTCTCTTCGATGATGGCTTGAGTACGGCGTAGTTCATGATTGAGCTGTTTTGCTGAGATGGATGAGACGGGAGTTTCTGCTTTGTGCAGGGCGTGGACAGCATTAAGAAGTCCCTGGTTCGCCCAATAAAGGCTGCGGTAGAGATCGATCCTGTCGCTTGCAACTTTCATTTAATTCCAGCCCACCCGTTACCTGGGCCTACATGGCTGCCACGCACATTGACAGCAGGCAATTGACTACATGAACATAATATCAATAAATATACAGTCCATGTCAAGAAAGAAACGTTGCTATGCTGTAAGCAATGGGGACCGCTGCGCGAAGCCTGCGGAACGGCTTGTTGGAAGAAAGTTGCGCCGAAACCCGTCCCTAGACGGGTGGACTATTTCCCTTTCTTTTGGACTTTTTCAATAGCCTTAACGGCAAGTAAGGCCCCATAATTTCGGGCCGCTATTCCTTTGCCTGCCATGTGCTTGGTGACGATCTCGTGTTCTTCTTCTGACAAGTAATAGCGAAGAGGCGTCGTTTCCACGGGCGCGTGCAATTTTTGGACTTCCAGACTGGGCCGGATGAGTTCGCTAACGAACTGGCCAATCGAACCTTTTTGATGCAATCTGAGAAGCAATTCCAGTTTCTCCTGCTCCTCGGGAGTTACTTCAAATTCCGCTCGGATCGTAACTTTCTCTTTACGCTTGGGCTTGGATTTAGTGGCATCCTTGAGTACAAGGTCGGCGAGAAACTGGCTTACGCTAATCTTCTTTTGCTGGCAGTAATCGTGAATTTTCTTCTGTTCCTCTTTCGTCACGTCGAGATAGAGGAAATGCCGTCGCGGAGCCTCAGCCCGTGGCCTCAATGAACCGCCAAGGTTAGGCCTGACAATCCGCTTCTTTGTCGTGGTGGTCATCGTGTGCGCTTTCACCAAGCTCGACTAGCGGACAATATTTGAGAACCGTAAGGAATTTTGGAAATGCCTTTCTCCTTACACCTGGGCTTGTAATTCATAAAATTCATGTATATGTTATCCCAGGTTCTGCGCGAAAGCCAGAGGCGGTTAAAAAACAGTAAATCTGGACCATATCTTTAACTTTTTCCTTTCCGTTTTGCCCAACGCTGCTTGTGCGCCTCAGAAATCTTCCTGCGCGCGGCTGGCGACAGGCGACGCGGACCTCTTCTGCAGCCCGATGACCTTATCCGTCGGGGCCTTCGCTCCAATCTTCTTCTTGATGTCCAAGTAATACCGGTCTTGTCCAAAGAGCGAACCCTGTACTTGGATAGTGGCTGCTTCTAAATCAGCTTCATTTTCGTATTCGACTAGGCGGTAGCCCGCCTTTCACAATGGATCATTAACTCATTCTTAAGTTTGTCTTCAAGAATAATACGCCTCCAATGAGGGTAGTCTTCATCGTGGATCTCATTCCCGCTTGGACTGCTGCAACCAACTATTTCATACCCGTCCCTGGCAGAAAGGCTCATAAGATCGCCCCCGCCATTGAAGCCGACAAGGACAAAGCGATCACTATCGAGGTATGCGTGCTCACCTGTCATTAACCACGCGGTTTTTGTAACCAGGCGAGAGCCTACTCCTCCGACTTGTATCACTAAGGCTGCGTAGGCTTCGACGTCTTCCTGCCAATCCTTGTTGACCGCCGGGACCTCATTAGCACTAGGCTGGTCTGTACTCGCAAGGAGGTGCTTGAGATCACGAACAATGTCATCTATTGAATCCGCAGCTGAGTTCTTCGCAAGCCGGTCGGCGAAGGAGGGACCATAATCGATTAAGTCTTCTCTCTTGATGTTGTGCCAGATTGGCAAAACGACTTTTTCGCCAGATTGCTCACGCGCAAACAAACCGTCTAATTCGTGCTCCGTCCATTTCTTTCGTTTCAGGAAGGCTGGCGAGAGCACGACAATGCCATAACGACAGCTTGCCAGACCGCGGTCGATCGTGCCTCGCAGGGTATCTCCCCATGCCAGCGCAAATTTGTCGTACCAGACCTTCACTCCAGCTTTCGCGAGTGCATTTGCGAGAGGATCAACAAAAGCCTCCTTGTCTTCGCTCGCGTGTGAAATGAATACGTCGTGTTTCATATTTAACTTAATTCTCGGAAATAGCCCTTTGGATAATCTCTCTTGTCATTAAGTTATTGTTCTTAGGCAAGAATTCCTCAACAGACGATTCGTCGATTTCGAGTGTCTCGATTCCGATTTGGGTCTTCACTGTCCGGCATCGCCTCTATGCGGGCTATATAGTCCACTGGCACCCTGTGTTGGCGCGCGCCTTCCACTACGAATCTTTTATACCAAGAGTATGGACGCAGGGAATCATCGAAGCTGTCTGAGGCAGCGACATACATCGAAACCTGATGCTGATTGCCGGCCTCATCGTTTACTCTCACTTGAACTTCTTGATATCCGTGCCCAAGCCCTTCTGCATCATCCAATATGGGCTTCTCTTGCGAGTCAATCTCGAAAATCACTCCCCAGACAACGTCTGCAGGGCTACCGGTCTCTAGTGCATTTCCTTTGCCCGAGTCATCTGAGCTGCGCTTATGAAAGTCGAAAAGGTGACCAGTCAAACGGGCGATTCGCAATGGGGAAGCACTGGGTACTCGGCGCCGGAGCCGGCCGGTGCACATGTTCGAGCCGTAGGCAAAATACAACAAAATGTTCTCCTTGAGGGTGCCTCTTAAAAAGTAGCAGTTATGTGCGCTGGGTCAAGCAGTTTGTGGGTTTGCAAATCTATTATGGAAGCAGGATTTGGACGCAAGAGGACGGTTTTTACTCAAATCGGGAATTAAGGATACGATAGTAACTGCCTGTAAATGCAAGAGCTTATAGGTATTTAGCCGAATTCCTGCTATTATCTCTCCCAAAACTCCCTGCATGAGTCCCGAGGAAATGTTCAAAACGCCACCGGGCAAATCGGAGCACGTCACTCGCAAGTCATTGATTGACAGCAAGCTAAAGGCCGCTGGCTGGCGAGTGGTTCCTTTCGATCCGTCAAGACCACTCACAAACCTCAACCGATGTGCAATCGAGGAGTACCCCACCGAGAATGGGCCAGCCGACTATGCCCTCTGCGCCGACGGCGGAATCCTCGGAGTCGTCGAAGCGAAGAAGCTGAGTCTGGGCCCGCAAAACGTACTTACGCAGGCCGAGCGTTACTCAAGGGGGCTAATCGTTAGCCCGTTCGATTTTTGCGGGTACCACGTGCCGTTCCTCTTTTCAACTAACGGCGAAGTAATTTGGTACCACGATGTCCGAAGTGAATCAAGCCGCTCACGCCAGATCGCGAAATTCCATACCCCGGACGCGCTCGCGGAGTTTTTGGCACGGGACCTCGAAGGAGCCACGGTGAAACTCCGTGCGATGCCCAACGATCATCCACGGATTGTCGCGCGACCGTACCAGATCGATGCCAACCGCGAGATAGAGAAGGCAATCGAGGCGCGCAAGCGCCAAATGCTCGTAGCGATGGCCACTGGCACCGGCAAGACCTTCATGACGGTGAACGAAATCTACCGCCTTATGAAGTCGGGTGTGGCCAAGCGCATTCTCTTTTTAGTAGACAGGAGAGCGCTCGCCGCCCAGGCGGTACGAACGTTCGCATCCTTTGAGCCAGAGCCGGGGCTGAAGTTCAACAAGATCTATCAGGTATACAGTCAGAAATTCCAGCGTGAGGACTTTGGCGAAGAAGAGAAGTTCGATCCAACCGTCTTGCCCAATTCTTATCTGGTGTCCCCGAAGCCCGGAGATGCCTTCGTGTATGTGTCAACCATCCAGCGAATGGCGATCAATCTTTTTGGACGCGAAACAGTTCTCGGAGACAAAGACGAGGTCCCGGAAGAAGATGCCGAACAGGTCGAGAATATCCCGATTCATGCTTTCGACCTAATCATTGCAGACGAATGCCATCGCGGATATACGGCAACGCAAGTAGCCATCTGGCGACAAACCTTGGAACACTTCGATGCGATCAAGATCGGGCTTACCGCAACACCCGCGTCGCACACCACGTCTTATTTCAAGGATGTAGTATTTCGCTATGAATACGAACGCGCTGTGCGCGAGGGTTTCCTCGTCGATTACGACGTGGTTGCGATCTCGTCTGAGGTTCGCATGAAAGGTATTTTCCTTAAGGAAGGGGAAGAAGTCGGCATCGTCAATTCTGAGACAGGCGCGAAGCAGCTCGACCTACTTGAGGACGAGCGCCAGTTTGACACCACGGAAATCGAAGAGAAGGTCACCTCACCCGACTCAAATCGGAAAATTCTGGAAGAAGTGAAGAAGTGCGCGCTCGAACATGAAACACGTTACGGTAGAATCCCGAAGATCCTCATTTTCGCCGCCAATGATCTTCCCCACACCTCTCACGCAGATCAGCTCGTCGACATTGCCCGCGACGTATTCGGCCGCGGTGATTCATTCGTGCAAAAGATCACGGGCTCCAAGACAGTGGACCGCCCACTACAGCGCATCCGGGAATTTCGCAACCGGCCGCTGCCCGTAGTCGTGGTTACTGTCGACATGCTTTCGACTGGTGTGGACATCCCCGACCTTGAGTGTATCGTCTTCTTGAGGCCGGTGAAGTCGCGCATTCTCTTTGAGCAGATGCTCGGACGCGGAACCCGTAAAGGCGACAAATTTCCAGACAAGTCGCACTTCACTGTCTTTGATTGCTTCGGCGGAACACTGCTTGAGTATTTCAGGAACGCGACGGATATTACCGCAGAGCCCTTGGAGAAAGAGGCGCGGACAATCTCGGAGGTCATCGAGGATATTTGGCAGAATCGCGACCGCGACTACAACGTGCGGTGTCTCGTCAAGCGCTTGCAACGGATCGACAAAGAAATGTCAGGCGAGGCACGGGACCTTTTTGCGGCCTACGTCCAGAGCGGGGATCTCGGTGGGTATGCCAAGAACTTGCCTAAAAGCCTGAGACAGGACTTTACCGGAACTATAGGCCTTTTGCGGGATGCAGCATTCCAGAAACTACTTGTCGAATATCCTCGGGCGAAAAGGACGTTTGTCATCGCCTATGACACGAAGGATCAAGTCACTTCGGAGTGGTTGGTCCGCGGAGCGGATGGGAAAGAGTACAAGCCGGGGGATTATCTGCAAGCGTTCGCAAGATTTGTCGAGGAAAATCCTGAGCATATCGAGGCAATACGAATATTGCAGAAGAGTCCCGCGGACTGGGGTGCGGCAGCGCTTGCGGAGTTAAGAAATAAGCTGAAGGCAGCACCTCAACGTTTCACTGTCGAGAACCTGCAAAAAGTTCATGAGATCCAGTATCACAAAGCGCTCGCCGATATCATCTCGATGGTGAAACATGCTGCCGACAAGCAAAACCCCTTGCTAACTGCAAGCGAGCGGGTCGAACGGGCGTTTGCGACAGTAAGTTGCGGACGGAAATTCATGCCGGAACAACAGCAATGGTTGGAGCGGATTAAGGCGCACTTGACTGAAAACTTGTCCATCGACCAAGAGGACTTTGAGATCCTCCCGATCTTCGCTCGTTTCGGCGGCTGGAAGAAAGCCAACGGAGTCTTCTTCGGCGAACTGCCGCAGCTTATTCATTCATTTAATAAGGCGGTAGCAATATGAGCGACATTGTCGGGAAACTTTGGGGGTTTTGTCACACCCTGCGCCATGACGGGATTGACTATGGCGATTATATTGAACAGCTCACGTATCTTCTGTTTCTGAAGATGGCCGATGAGCGTGGAATCGATCTCAGCGAAACCAAGTACGTAGCCGGCAACGGCAGAGACGTGGTTTTTGATTGCTCCTGGCCCGCTCTTGAAGCACAAGCCGGCACGGCGCTCACCGATCATTATGTTGCGGTGCTTCAGGCGTTAGGCAAACAGAAGGGCCTGCTTGGTGGCATTTTCGCTGGGGCGCTCTCGCGGTTCAACAATCCCGTGAACCTTAGAGCGCTCATCGGCGTCATTGACGAGACGGAATGGACCGAGCTCGGCGTGGATGTGAAAGCGGCTGCCTTCGAAGGGCTTCTGGAGAAGGCCGCGAGCGAAGGCAAGAAGGGTGCGGGACAATACTTTACACCGCGCATCCTCATCCAATCTATCGTTCGGTGTGTGAAGCCCGATCCGAGAGCATATAAGGAATTTACGATTTGTGACCCTGCCTGCGGGAGCGGCGGGTTCTTGGTATCGGCCTACGAATGGTTCATGAGCGCGACCAAGGACGGCGCCCTTGACCGGGATCTTGCCAAGAGGATTCGTAAGACTACGTATTACGGGCAGGAGCTCGTCGCACGGCCGAAGCGCCTCGCGCTCATGAATCTGTATCTCCACGGTCTGGAACCTGTCATTAAGGGTGGGGACTCCATTTACGAGGTCCCCGACTCGCAGCGGTTCGATGTGGTACTGACAAATCCCCCATTTGGCACAAAAGGTGCGAATCAGGCCCCGGACCGAGATGATTTCACGATCGAGACATCGAACAAGCAGCTCAACTTCTTGCAACACGTCCTCACTATTTTGAAGCCGGGTGGCCGAGCGGCAGTCGTGGTGCCCGATAATTGTTTGTTCGTGGATCAGGCGGGAGAAGTGTTCGAGATCCTAATGCAGGATTGCGTTTTGCACACGGTCTTGCGACTCCCGAATGGAACGTTTAGTCCTTATAGCCCTGGCACGAAAACGAACGTAATTTTCTTTACTAAGGGAGCGCCGACGGAGACTGTCTGGGTCTACGACGCGCGCAGCAATGTACCGCGGATCACGAAGAAGGACCGCCCGCTCACGCCGGAACATTTTGCGGAATTCGAGAAATGCTTCGGGAGCGATCCGAACGGTCTGGCGAAGCGCAAGGCGAGCGACTCGAAGGAAGATCGCTGGAGACCCTTCACAATAGCGGAAGTGAAGGTGCGCGACTACAAAATTGACGGGCTCAAGTGGCTGAAGGATGAGTCGCTTGGCGAATTTGATCCCGATATCGAACCGCAGGAACTGGCGACGGACGCGATTGCGGAACTCGAAGGTGCAGTCGAAGAGTTGAACTCGATTTTGATGATGCTCGATTCGAATGACAACGGGAATGGTAAGGCGGCCGAACCCGCCGCGGCAGGCAAGAAGGCATGAGCACCACAGCCCAACAAGTCAGA
It encodes the following:
- a CDS encoding toll/interleukin-1 receptor domain-containing protein gives rise to the protein MKHDVFISHASEDKEAFVDPLANALAKAGVKVWYDKFALAWGDTLRGTIDRGLASCRYGIVVLSPAFLKRKKWTEHELDGLFAREQSGEKVVLPIWHNIKREDLIDYGPSFADRLAKNSAADSIDDIVRDLKHLLASTDQPSANEVPAVNKDWQEDVEAYAALVIQVGGVGSRLVTKTAWLMTGEHAYLDSDRFVLVGFNGGGDLMSLSARDGYEIVGCSSPSGNEIHDEDYPHWRRIILEDKLKNELMIHCERRATA
- a CDS encoding gamma-glutamylcyclotransferase, whose product is MLYFAYGSNMCTGRLRRRVPSASPLRIARLTGHLFDFHKRSSDDSGKGNALETGSPADVVWGVIFEIDSQEKPILDDAEGLGHGYQEVQVRVNDEAGNQHQVSMYVAASDSFDDSLRPYSWYKRFVVEGARQHRVPVDYIARIEAMPDSEDPNRNRDTRNRRIVC
- a CDS encoding DEAD/DEAH box helicase family protein, coding for MFKTPPGKSEHVTRKSLIDSKLKAAGWRVVPFDPSRPLTNLNRCAIEEYPTENGPADYALCADGGILGVVEAKKLSLGPQNVLTQAERYSRGLIVSPFDFCGYHVPFLFSTNGEVIWYHDVRSESSRSRQIAKFHTPDALAEFLARDLEGATVKLRAMPNDHPRIVARPYQIDANREIEKAIEARKRQMLVAMATGTGKTFMTVNEIYRLMKSGVAKRILFLVDRRALAAQAVRTFASFEPEPGLKFNKIYQVYSQKFQREDFGEEEKFDPTVLPNSYLVSPKPGDAFVYVSTIQRMAINLFGRETVLGDKDEVPEEDAEQVENIPIHAFDLIIADECHRGYTATQVAIWRQTLEHFDAIKIGLTATPASHTTSYFKDVVFRYEYERAVREGFLVDYDVVAISSEVRMKGIFLKEGEEVGIVNSETGAKQLDLLEDERQFDTTEIEEKVTSPDSNRKILEEVKKCALEHETRYGRIPKILIFAANDLPHTSHADQLVDIARDVFGRGDSFVQKITGSKTVDRPLQRIREFRNRPLPVVVVTVDMLSTGVDIPDLECIVFLRPVKSRILFEQMLGRGTRKGDKFPDKSHFTVFDCFGGTLLEYFRNATDITAEPLEKEARTISEVIEDIWQNRDRDYNVRCLVKRLQRIDKEMSGEARDLFAAYVQSGDLGGYAKNLPKSLRQDFTGTIGLLRDAAFQKLLVEYPRAKRTFVIAYDTKDQVTSEWLVRGADGKEYKPGDYLQAFARFVEENPEHIEAIRILQKSPADWGAAALAELRNKLKAAPQRFTVENLQKVHEIQYHKALADIISMVKHAADKQNPLLTASERVERAFATVSCGRKFMPEQQQWLERIKAHLTENLSIDQEDFEILPIFARFGGWKKANGVFFGELPQLIHSFNKAVAI
- a CDS encoding type I restriction-modification system subunit M, whose translation is MSDIVGKLWGFCHTLRHDGIDYGDYIEQLTYLLFLKMADERGIDLSETKYVAGNGRDVVFDCSWPALEAQAGTALTDHYVAVLQALGKQKGLLGGIFAGALSRFNNPVNLRALIGVIDETEWTELGVDVKAAAFEGLLEKAASEGKKGAGQYFTPRILIQSIVRCVKPDPRAYKEFTICDPACGSGGFLVSAYEWFMSATKDGALDRDLAKRIRKTTYYGQELVARPKRLALMNLYLHGLEPVIKGGDSIYEVPDSQRFDVVLTNPPFGTKGANQAPDRDDFTIETSNKQLNFLQHVLTILKPGGRAAVVVPDNCLFVDQAGEVFEILMQDCVLHTVLRLPNGTFSPYSPGTKTNVIFFTKGAPTETVWVYDARSNVPRITKKDRPLTPEHFAEFEKCFGSDPNGLAKRKASDSKEDRWRPFTIAEVKVRDYKIDGLKWLKDESLGEFDPDIEPQELATDAIAELEGAVEELNSILMMLDSNDNGNGKAAEPAAAGKKA